The Candidatus Dormiibacterota bacterium genome has a segment encoding these proteins:
- the hemB gene encoding porphobilinogen synthase, with product MRLRRLRRTPALRSLVREHRLHVEQLVQPLFVVERDADAGPIGAMPGIDRLTLSGAVREARELASLGVPAVLLFGIPAHKDAAGSSNADPDGIVQRTIRAIKDALPETIVIADLCNCEYTDHGHCGVLDDRGNVDNDATVALLARVALTYAGSGVDVIAPSDMMDGRVEAIRSTLDAHGFCDTAILAYSAKYASAFYGPFREAAESTPQFGDRRSYQMDPPNVREALREIALDIEEGADAIMIKPGLPYLDVLRAARDAFDVPIAAYNVSGEYAMLVAAIANGWIEERAIDETLTAFVRAGADFVITYFAKAWASRNR from the coding sequence ATGCGCTTGCGCCGTTTGCGGCGTACGCCGGCGCTGCGAAGCCTCGTGCGCGAGCATCGCCTACATGTCGAGCAGCTCGTCCAGCCCCTCTTCGTCGTCGAGCGCGACGCCGATGCCGGACCGATCGGTGCGATGCCCGGCATCGACCGGCTGACGCTGTCCGGCGCCGTGCGGGAGGCTCGGGAGCTCGCGTCCCTCGGCGTTCCCGCCGTGCTGCTCTTCGGAATCCCGGCACACAAAGATGCGGCCGGTTCGAGCAACGCCGATCCGGACGGCATCGTGCAGCGCACGATCCGTGCCATCAAGGACGCGCTCCCGGAGACGATCGTCATCGCCGATCTCTGCAACTGCGAGTACACGGACCACGGGCACTGCGGCGTGCTCGACGATCGGGGGAACGTGGACAACGACGCGACCGTCGCGCTCTTGGCGCGAGTCGCGCTCACGTATGCCGGCAGCGGCGTCGACGTGATCGCTCCGTCCGACATGATGGACGGGCGCGTCGAAGCGATCCGCAGCACGCTCGACGCGCACGGCTTCTGCGACACCGCCATCCTCGCATACAGCGCGAAGTACGCCTCGGCGTTCTACGGACCGTTTCGCGAAGCTGCCGAATCGACACCGCAGTTCGGCGATCGCCGCAGCTACCAGATGGATCCCCCGAACGTACGCGAGGCGCTGCGCGAGATCGCTCTCGACATCGAGGAGGGCGCCGATGCGATCATGATCAAGCCCGGCCTGCCGTATCTCGACGTGCTCCGCGCCGCGCGCGACGCCTTCGACGTTCCAATCGCCGCGTACAACGTAAGCGGCGAATACGCGATGCTCGTGGCCGCCATCGCAAACGGCTGGATCGAAGAGCGCGCGATCGACGAGACGTTGACGGCCTTCGTCCGAGCGGGTGCCGACTTCGTCATCACCTATTTCGCCAAAGCGTGGGCATCGCGCAACCGATGA
- a CDS encoding redox-sensing transcriptional repressor Rex: MIEPGFGVSIPRLYAYHRALRQAEAAGKTTITSHDLAALLGHTIASTQIRKDLCALGALGRRGHGYAIAPLTAQLAWVLGLENDWRIAIVGFGYLGHAFATFISAREKRFHVVAVFDTSANVIGQVWQGVLVHDIAEAPRVLRSCGCEIGVIAVPAEAAEEVAECLAALGVRAILNFAPTTLHLPASERAPVIVRNIDLAGELSILTHRLTIGTLPTVEEA, translated from the coding sequence GTGATCGAGCCAGGCTTCGGCGTCTCGATCCCGCGCCTGTACGCCTACCATCGCGCGTTGCGTCAGGCGGAGGCGGCCGGAAAGACGACGATCACGTCGCACGATCTGGCAGCACTTCTCGGCCACACGATCGCGTCCACGCAGATTCGCAAGGATCTCTGCGCGCTCGGCGCGCTCGGCCGCCGGGGGCACGGATACGCGATAGCGCCGCTGACGGCGCAGCTCGCCTGGGTGCTGGGGCTCGAGAACGATTGGCGCATCGCGATCGTCGGCTTCGGCTACCTCGGTCATGCGTTCGCAACCTTCATCTCCGCGCGCGAGAAGCGTTTCCACGTCGTCGCCGTCTTCGATACCTCTGCAAACGTCATCGGTCAGGTATGGCAGGGGGTGCTCGTTCACGATATCGCCGAGGCGCCGCGCGTTCTGCGCTCCTGCGGCTGCGAGATCGGCGTGATCGCCGTCCCGGCGGAGGCGGCGGAGGAAGTCGCCGAATGCCTTGCAGCGCTCGGCGTTCGCGCGATCCTCAACTTCGCTCCGACGACCCTGCACCTCCCCGCGAGCGAGCGCGCGCCCGTTATCGTCCGCAACATCGATCTTGCGGGCGAACTCTCTATTCTCACCCATCGCCTGACGATCGGAACTCTGCCGACCGTCGAAGAAGCATGA
- the hemL gene encoding glutamate-1-semialdehyde 2,1-aminomutase, with the protein MTIERSIASFARARNVIAGGVNSSVRAFKAVGGSPIFMKSGTGAIVCDVDGHTYIDYVLSWGPLLLGHAHPAVTKAVTAAVARGSTFGAPTEAETELAELICSMMPGIERVRLTSSGTEAAMSAVRLARGYTRREKIIKFAGCYHGAADAFLIAAGSSALTLGVPSSPGVPRGTAADTIVVPYNDADAVDAAFAANPGAIAAVIVEPYAGNMGLVLPKPGFLERVQAACERTRTVLIFDEVMTGFRVARGGAQERLGVRPDLTVLGKVIGGGLPVGAFGGRQEIMAYLSPDGPVFHAGTLSGNPLAMAAGIATLKVVRDDPSLFDKLEVMTGLLTEGLSEIMRKHGAPHRTAHAGSMFGLFFTREPVVDLASAMTSDTALYAKYFHAMLERGVLLAPSQYEAAFVSTAHTTRDVERTLAAADEALGAIAAAAP; encoded by the coding sequence ATGACGATCGAGCGTTCCATCGCGTCATTCGCGCGCGCTCGCAACGTCATCGCCGGCGGGGTGAACTCGTCCGTGCGCGCGTTCAAAGCCGTCGGCGGCTCGCCGATTTTCATGAAGAGCGGGACGGGTGCGATCGTGTGCGACGTCGACGGTCACACCTACATCGACTACGTGCTTTCGTGGGGGCCCTTGCTGCTCGGGCACGCGCACCCCGCAGTGACGAAGGCAGTCACCGCCGCGGTTGCGCGCGGTAGCACCTTCGGCGCGCCGACCGAGGCAGAGACGGAGCTCGCCGAGCTGATTTGCTCGATGATGCCGGGGATCGAACGCGTGCGCCTTACGTCGAGCGGCACCGAAGCGGCGATGAGCGCGGTGCGCCTTGCGCGCGGATACACGCGGCGCGAAAAGATCATAAAGTTCGCCGGCTGCTATCACGGTGCCGCGGATGCATTTCTCATCGCGGCGGGCTCGAGCGCGTTGACGCTCGGCGTTCCGAGCTCTCCGGGCGTTCCACGCGGAACCGCGGCGGACACGATCGTCGTTCCCTACAATGACGCCGACGCCGTCGATGCGGCATTCGCAGCGAACCCGGGCGCAATCGCGGCGGTGATCGTCGAGCCGTACGCTGGGAACATGGGGCTCGTCCTTCCGAAACCCGGCTTTCTCGAACGCGTCCAGGCCGCGTGCGAGCGAACGCGCACCGTGCTGATCTTCGACGAGGTGATGACCGGTTTTCGCGTTGCGCGCGGCGGCGCGCAAGAGCGCCTCGGCGTGCGGCCCGATCTGACCGTGCTCGGAAAGGTCATCGGCGGAGGTCTTCCCGTCGGCGCGTTCGGCGGCCGGCAAGAGATCATGGCGTATTTGAGCCCCGACGGTCCCGTCTTTCACGCCGGCACCCTCTCGGGCAATCCGCTTGCAATGGCGGCCGGCATTGCAACCTTGAAGGTGGTTCGCGACGATCCGTCGCTTTTCGACAAACTCGAAGTGATGACGGGGCTTTTGACCGAAGGGCTCTCCGAGATCATGCGCAAGCACGGCGCCCCTCACCGCACGGCACATGCCGGCTCCATGTTCGGGCTCTTCTTTACGCGCGAGCCCGTGGTCGACCTCGCGTCGGCGATGACGTCCGACACGGCCCTGTACGCGAAGTATTTCCACGCCATGCTCGAGCGCGGCGTCTTGCTCGCGCCATCACAGTACGAAGCCGCATTCGTGTCGACGGCGCACACGACGCGCGACGTGGAGCGCACGCTGGCTGCGGCGGACGAAGCGCTCGGCGCGATCGCGGCGGCCGCACCGTGA